CAAGGAATGGGCCTATTCCGGGCAACCCTATGGTAAGGATATCAGTGGCATCGGTGAATGGAAGACAACTGCTAGCCTCCGATATGTCTACCAGCTTTCCCTGTGTTCGTTTAAGGGAATTCACTTGATTCTCCAGTTCTCTGATTAATTTATCCTTTGATTGCATTAAAGTCTCTCTAGATTGAATCTGATTGAGATCTGGTCTTTCTTGTCATGGATTTCTGCCTCCCGATCTCCAATATCTTTCTCCATTTTCACAATTTCGTTTGCCTTCAGATGCAATATAGTCTCCTTGTCCTTCAGCTGAATTTCCATTGAATTGGTTAGCTCAATCTTGCTTTTCAATTGCGCGATGTACACATCTTTCTCTCTAATATTGTCCTTAAGGTCGTTAATCGTTGCATCCTTCCCCTGGCATAAGGCAGCGTACCGGAGTAGCGGCTTCACAATCGGATAGCATATGGCACCACACcgctcatcgtcatcatcgcGATTCATCTCACAGTGCTGGAAACGGAATACCCAACTAATTAGTTTATTTCAATTATAATTTCTCAATGCACTGAATTCTCACAGCACTCTTCTTGACGCTATTTTCCGTCGATAGAGTAATGTCTGCATCTACTTGCAGGAAGAAAAGCACCAgaatccaaaatatttgcataaCTTCGAATTTAATTAATATTCCCGTTGAGAGACTTAAATCTGACTGAATGCAAGATGAAAGACTCAATTCTTCTTATAAATCAGCTTATAAGCTGATTATCAATTAATGACATACATCATGCTTGCATCTGACTTGCCTGTTATTTTCGAGATAACAAATCCTATTAAGAATTATAAAataacatatgtatatgtatacatataaaGGCATTTCGAATGtcatatttatgtacattttcaGATCCTGTTGTTGATAATAAAACAGAATAGAATTGATAATAGCCCCTACACTAGGTATTATGTATTGTCGATCTATATGCAAGTTCAGCGAACCTCtttatatttattgttttATATATTCATTAGACTTAACTTCGTGGCATTCTTGATCACTGTTTGTTTTGATATACTCGTAGCTGGACTGGTTTCgtaaaatatttatatcgtAAAGCTCCAAAAAAACTTCTTCCTGGGACTGGA
The sequence above is a segment of the Drosophila miranda strain MSH22 chromosome 4, D.miranda_PacBio2.1, whole genome shotgun sequence genome. Coding sequences within it:
- the LOC108161406 gene encoding uncharacterized protein LOC108161406 translates to MQIFWILVLFFLQVDADITLSTENSVKKSAHCEMNRDDDDERCGAICYPIVKPLLRYAALCQGKDATINDLKDNIREKDVYIAQLKSKIELTNSMEIQLKDKETILHLKANEIVKMEKDIGDREAEIHDKKDQISIRFNLERL